The genomic window tttctgtgtTATAACAAAGAGGCTCTCCCTTTCCTATTGCCTCCTTTGTCACGAAATGCTTGCATGtcctcctaaaaaaaaatatctctttgttGTTCCCTGTATATTTCTAAGTCTGATTACATATCCCTTCCATGCGGCTGCACAAACCTGttccagctgcatcccagccctggCCTCCAGCTTTATATTCAGGAACCGTTATGCAAGAACCACCAGCTGACACACCCCCATCAGCCCCACCGGCAAGTCCCGTTTGCTGGACTGATAAAAAAAGAAGGGTTTTTTGAAGAGAACACATTGGGTTTACATAAGAATTTCATTATATTACTGCATGtgttagggggaaaaaaaaaatctctctcccATTGACAGTTAAGCCTGCTTTCTGTGGAGATAAGGCCTGCACAAGCCAAAAATGTGCTTCTGACTGTTCCCCAAGATAACGAACTTTGGCCAAATGTGGCAGAGATTGAGTTCCTACATGTTTAATGAGACTGGTTGATTCCATAGAGCTCCATTCCTGTCCCTAGGGAAAGAGGGGTCCTGTTACCAAACAATCCACTGGAGAACCAGGCTTCTCCAGGTTGTTTGGCTTCTTAACCTGACAACAAATTGATTTGATGAGAACATCCAACAACACACAACTTCTTTCAAAGTCTATAGCCATACAACAACAAATAGAAATATTCTAATTATCAGTGCTGAAGTTATAATCGGTCAGAAGAACGTCAGGACTATTAACCATCCCACCTCTGGTGGATCCATGGCACAAGCCCAATGCAGAATCTGACTGGAAGTCACAGAAACTCCTAGAGCTTTCATCCAGGAACCAGCTGAAGTCTGGCCACACAACTCGCTAAGTATGGAAAACATTTGAGTGTCTGGACTTACCTGTGCTGATATGCCCATTGCTtttgatatctgctgggtgagCTTCCCCAGGAAAGACTCCAGAACTCTATCCTTGTTTATATTTGTGTGAACAATAAATTCAGGCATCCTGGGATTACGAGaggattttctttcagttcacCTTGTTCACAGCTTTGTTTCTAATTCAGCTGCAAGCTGGCTCACCCCACTGTGCTAGCAACCACCTTGGGAGCCTTTAAACAGCCAGTGGTAGCTTCCGCGGGTGTCCCTGGAGTGGTGGGAGCGCCCTGGGAGAGGGAAGGCTCCCCAGGCCCTCTGTGCGCTGCCGGCTGCTAACATAGATCGGCAATGTGCAACTTTTGAGGGAGGGAAAGTGTGATTTTTGCGCTCTGCAAATCAAAGAATCCAGAATGGCCCTTCATACTTGGTTACAGTCTGATTGTGAGAACCAGTGAAAAAGCAAGGTCTTCAGATACTGGGAGCAGGAGAGCTGTAATGTACCTCTTTATACAAGTTTATACAATTGAGATGGACGCCTCAGTGGTGAGGTCTGGAACTCTTTTTCCTGTGTCAAAGAGTTGAAAACCAACTCAAGTGGCAGCTCCATCCATAGGGAGAGGAACTGCTGTTTGTGGTATCGATGAACCTGTTCTTCAGTGATCAGCTGAAAGCAGGTGGTGTGATCCAAAGCGTTCAGTCAGAGATCAGACTACACTTGTTAGTGCTCACTTGGAAAAACTGAGACTGTATTTCCAATGAGCTTCACAACCTATTTTCTCTGCTGGGTACAATAATCACTGGTTATTCGTAGCTTGCTTAcataacaagaaaaacatttccaaaacaaaccctttcttctctgaaaacatCTGATGTAATTCCCAGAAGCTGATGTACCAGGTTGGAAATGGTATCCTAAGACACCACAGATGCTCTTGGGACTCTATTTTAGAGCAGCCGTTTCACTTCCGTTGCACACAATAATCTCTCTGTTTGGCAGGTCCTTGTCCCTGCCTGGAGTTACTAGGATGTTCTCCACTGAGATTTCCATTACATCTCCAGAAGGATTGTTGCACAGGACAATtccattttcaatattttttttctgttattatgGCTAGAACCTTGTTTCCTAATTTACTGTGCTATGTTTTGAGTCTGTATCTGCTCGGCTCACCTTGAACCGCGTATCCAGCTTTTCCTCTCTTGGCCTGCTAGGAAATATTTTAGACTTCTGTGTTTCCCCAGCTTCCTGACTGATGATCATTTAGCCTCGTTAATCCTTCCCTTGGTTTGTCTTCATATTTTGCCTGGTCCTGATACTCTGAGCTCTTTGTCAGCAGTTTCCTGATTCTGAGGTGCTTAGAGCCAGTGAGGTCTCGTTTGGGAAAGCTCCACAACGAACTGTTCAGGTTCCTGTGGCACCAAACAGGACCCTGGGGACAGGAGAGACCGACTGAGGGCCAGGGCTGTGAGCAGGGCCCGTGGGTCTGTTCCCGAAGCAGGATTTGGGTCCTGAGGACTGTGAACCAAATGTTTCTGAACTTCTGAAGGCGGATTAACATAAAAGGTTGGGCGTTTTAGAAAAAATCTTGTTATATCCAGTAGATCTTAAAACCGAGGGATGAAATTTcctgtgaaaatatttagataacagcaagaaataaaactctTGCATAATGAATTTTgtatctgtgtttaaaaaaatgagtaagCCACAGAAGGGCTCGCagtccatttttcttttctcctttttagaTCCATTGCAACATCATTCCCTGCCCCTTCTGAGACATGCAAATCTCTCCTCTGAGCGTTCAGAGTCTGGTGCAGAACAGTTCCACGATTCCACGACCTCGTCCGTTCcgaggaatcacagaatcatagaaacataaaacggtttgggttggaagggacctcaaagcccatccagtgccacccctgccacgggcagggacacctcccatggatcaggggctcccagccccatccagcctggccttgaacccctccagggctggggcagccacccctgctctgggcagcctgggccagggcctccccaccctcctggtgaagaaattcctccctgtGTCCAGCCgacccctgcccctctccagctcgCCCCCCCGGCAGCCGCTCCGGGTCCCGCGCGCTGCTGCCCCCTGGCGGCCGCGGGCTGCAGGGGCTCGGGGGCCCCAAGCCTGCCCAGAGTCCCTGGTGGGAAGGGAGCTCGCAGCGGCCTCCAGCGCGGAAAGGGGCTACGGGACTTTGTGTCTCCATCAGCGACACTGGCGGCGGGATGGAGGGCACCCTCAGCGAGTTTGCGGGTGGCACCGAGCTGAGCGGGGCTGCCACGCCAGGAcggtgttcagttctgggcccctcaccacaagaaggatgttgaggctctggaacgagtccagagaagagcaacaaagctggtgagggggctggagaacaggccttatgaggagcggctgagagagctgggggtgtttagcctggagaagaggaggctgaggggagacctcattgctctctacaactgcttgaaaggaggttgtggagaggagggagctggcctcttctcccatgtgacggtggacaggatgagagggaatgacctcaagctccaacaggggaggttcaggctgaacattaggaaaaaattcttcacagaaagggtcattgggcactggaacaggctgcccagggaggtggttgagtcccctttcctggaggggtttaagggacgggtggatgaggtgctggggggcatggtttagtgtttgataggaatggttggacttgatgatccagtgggtctcttccaacctggttattctatgattctgtgattctgtgatccagagggacctggatgggcCGGAGCAGCGGGGCTGGGAGAATCTCaggaggttcaacgaggccaagtgcaaggtcctgcacccaGGCCGGAGCGTTCCCTGGTTTCAGTACAGGGTTGGGGATGGTgagattgagagctgccctgcagagagggacttggggtgctggtcgatgagaagctcgacatgagccggcaacgtgcgctcacagcccagaaaccaactgtgtcctgggctgcattcaaAGCCTGAATGGTTTTCAAATAAACAATAtgcctctctttattttttcactgcCAGTCCCATTTTTGCTGCATCTATACCAAAGTTACAGGCAATCACTGCCTTGATAGTACGGGTAGAGTTGTCTGTGTCCGAATAGCCTTGCTTCCCAAAACTCCCCTATCGTTATTCTGGACTGTACTCCATCCTTGATTCTTCTACTCAGCTATAATCAAGTGTAAGGAGGTTCTTATCTTATCCATGGATAAGATTTACTTCCCGGGTCCGTAAGGTATGCCTTGCATCCTTCCAGTATCCTCTAAAACCTCTCCATCATAAAGTTTCTGTTGCAGTGTTGGAATGGTTCTGTTGTAGCTGTTACCATCAGTTCTGCCCTGCTTCCTTGCCAGAATATCCTTCTGCTCCTGTCGGAAGGCTTCTACGATTCATTTCATTGCTCTAACATCATTCAGTTGTACCTTCTTCGGGATCAATTTGTTCCTCTCTCGTTTACAGCCCTCATGCCGGCCCATACTGTGCAGTAAAAGTGGTTTCTCAATGTCTCATTATCTCCTGAACAAAACTGTACACTCAGCATCTATTCCTTATCGTTCTTCTTGCTGATAACCGATTATAGTTCCTCTAACCAAATTAAAACCTTCACCTTGTGCCAGCGCCCCTGTGGTCTTGAACTTTGGAGCAGAAATGCTTGTAAAAACCCCACACATCtccttctgtttcagaaaactTAACTATTAAAACAAAGTGTAGTTGTTCTGCTGCCAACCACCCCACCCCCTCCATTTCTTCCTGAATTGGAGATGACCTCTGGAAAGGAGCATCTCCTTCCATTTGTTGTGCTTCAGTAATTTACAACAAACCTTTGAACAGTAGGAATCTCGTGTATTTCTTGACACGTGTTCCTATAAAGGGCTTTTCCCGCACAGGCACATAGGCTGGCACAAACAGCTATCCTGCATCTCCTGGAAAAAATATGAGATTCCTTGGCATAGATGTTCCTTTCTCCATTCTCTTCACCCTCACTGGTCTTTGGAATGCAGGTGAGTGACTTTCAATCATTTCGTTGTTTTAACAGATACCGTTTGTATGAGCTAAAGCAAAGGCACTCGAGCTGGCTGTTCCTCCCTGTGTTTCTGTAATGTCTGTCAGCTTCTCACTGTGTTATTTGTGTTGACCAATTGTTCATGTTGTGTCCAGTAACTACTGCTGTTGTGTTTAGCCAGACCTCAGCCAGAGCTGAGCCGAGGGCCTGCTCATCTCTCTGTGTACTCAGTCATCTTCACAGCTACCTGGGGAACATTGGGCTCTCATAAAatgcacaaaagaaataaatttcataATCTCATATTGGAGTACACTGTCGCTAATGTTGGCTTTCAGTTCAACCAAGTGTGCTAGTCTTCCCTTCTCATCGATCCCCATGGAGGGCTGACCCTGGTCTGGTTTGCTTAAGACCTACTCtcagaaataaatacaattagAGACACTCACCAGGAGGCTGTTctggagatttttctttctatcaGATGTAAAAATACCCATGGAGTTGGTGAAATCATTTAGTGGCTGGGAGGTAAATAAGTGTGGTTTTCTGTTCACAATGGAGCAACCTTAATACACAGATGATTACAGCCTTCACCTAAATACGTTCCTAACCTGACATAACCAGCCTACTTCATTAATTTACAGCAGTGCTTTAAATCCGAAAGAGTTCAGTAACATTTCTgactcaatttttttcttcctttaacaaGGAGCTCAAGACTCTTGCTCACAGCGATGCGGGGAGCTGCTTGATACCTGTTCTTGCCAGGTGACGTGCCAGTCCTTGGGGATTTGCTGTCCTGATTATAAAGAATTTTGTCTTCAAATTTCTCCATACTCGGGATCTCTGATGGGAGGCAAAgactttttaattgaaaatgcaACTTTTAGTGCCTCTTCTACGCTAACTTGCAGGTGGGTTATGATTTTATATTCCTCTGCCAAATGCAGGTGAACCTTTCTAATGTTGCCTTCTGACAATGGGTAATTGCCACAAAACAAGACTTGTCTATGCAGGAGTGAAGACTTACTTTGTAAAGTTATCAGAATCATGAAACACACAAATATTCTCTAACTCTCACCCTCAAGGATACACATTGTCTGTTTTTCTacacagaataatttaattttgatcGAGTTACTGTGCAATACAATCATCATTCTGCTAGTTCTTCCCTTAACTTATCAAGCCAGCAAattctctagaagagctttctttCAGAGCTCTTCGttgttaataatttttttagcatttcCATTTTGTGAAAAAGAACTATTCATTTCTTAACCTGAATGAGAAAGCAACGAGAACGAAGTGTAGGTAGGACATCTTATGTTTTTTCTGTAGACAAAGCTGTGGATCTGAAGCGCGTCAGCCTGTATCACACTGTGGAACACACAAAATGCTTCCGGTACCCTGAGTTTTACTGACCCGATGTCCTGACGTTCTTTCCATAGTAGGTTCTGAATGAGATTTTTGACTCCTTCCCATCCGGATAGCAGCACCTGAAAAGGTTTTTAGTTCTTAACTTTTGACCCAGACGTTCATTCTGTAGAACACAACTGTGTACTTTGAATTACCTGCCCAGCTGCGTTGTTGTAGCCAACACAAGCGTCAGTGCAGACAGGCAAAGGCACTGGCTTCTGGCAGGCCCCGGCTCCCTGCAGTACCTGGAGTAGCTGCGCAGTCACCGTACATCAAGCCTGAAGAGTCACGGGTGGGATTATACTTTAGTGCTCTGGGCAAGAGCCCTAACTGGAAACAGATGGTTAAATAATGAGCAATGAGTTGTGAGTTAATCTTTGCAACAGAAGTCCTAGAACAGCATGAAATCACTTTTGTTGTATTCACAGGACTTACCAGCAAAAGCCCCCACAACACCAGAAATGTGCAATGCCTGCATATCCTGGTCAACATTAGCCACCCTGTAATCCCATTAATCCTGTAACATCACCTTTGTCTTCCTGCTGTCCCTTTGTTATTTGTTGCTAATTTATCATGCCCCTCTCGCCCAGTAATTAAATAGCAAATGTAAGGCTTGCAGATTGCTGTGCATTTGTGCAGCACGCAGCAGAATCCACACTGGTGTAATAAGCACAAAGTACACATGCATTTGCCCAGTTTATATTCACCACTACAAGCAAAACAGCCAGGGGACCTGGAATGATAGTCAACGACACAAGGTTGGTTAATGAAACACAACTGAGACATTCagaattttccttctctcaaTGGTGACACTGAAGTGTTTTCAACATCAACAGGTTCAAGCAGACAATTGAAACCACTGGATACACTGATGAGGATGGCAAAGGCCACTGCATTTCCCCATTGCTGTATGAGACTGGTTTCATCCCTTTTGAAGTTTCTGCCGATGGAGGGATGACGTTTCCATACTCTGGAACTTGGTTATCAGGTTGCTTACTTAAACCTACAGTATTCCTCTTCTTTCTATATTCTTGCTGCATGGATGCAAGATTATGTAAACCTTTCCCTTttggttgcttttcttcttgatacgGGCTCTTCGACCTCAGAAAAGTAATTCTTGCTGCCCTCGTGttgatttatattttaagagaaaaacttTCACAGCAGTTGTGTTCTGCTGCTGTACACAACAATGTATAGAATTCAAAAAAAGTTCTGCTTAAAAATTAGCTTGACCAAACCAATTTCCTTTTTGTAGCTACTTCTATTGCAAATCAACTGAATCATGGTGTAATCTAAGGTCTACAGACAGGAGTAAGGTTTGAGTTCTCTTAGCTTCAGCTGACACTTTTATATCATGCATCCTGATAGAAAACATACACAGGGGAAATACTGCTAAATCTGAAATAATAGACTGGCACCTTTCAGAGTTGTGCAAAGGCAAAATGTCAttaattgtttttctgtaaCGCAGTTCATCACAGCAAAGTTTTGGATGGAGAGAAATGCACCTTGGTAAACGCAACAAAATGGCAATACTATGGTACCCCCAACACTGATGGAAGTTTAACTGTCACCTGGACCCAGCAGGCACTTGCAGCAACCCACGTCAATATCGAAGTCTGGGGATACCAGGAAACAGGTGAAGTGACCCTGTTGCTACGTGTGTGCAAGCAGCAATCACATGTAACGTGTGCAGAGCTCCACACAGTGTGCGATCGCGTGCACCGAGTCTCCTGAGGAGATCTGCAAGTGTAACCAACTCATCACAATAATGTCAGCTTTTCGTTTATATCTGGGTGGAGACATGGTTTCAATCTTGCGGTAACTGTTCTTTTTCAGATTGAAACTACTTTCTTCCTCTGTGACAGGTGAAAGCTACTCGGAAAACTGGTTGGCCGAATGGAAATATCTTTATACTTTGGCAAGAGAAATCCCAAATACTGGggaattttctttcattcctgtACCTGCTGAAGGCATTTACAGTACGTGGGACTTTGGAATGTTGAGGATTAAATCCAGCAGCTATTCAGATGGGCAGAGGCAAGTACATCACAGCATTCATTTATTAGAAGTACCTTATTATTGCTTCCTGCCTTAAAGCTGCTGTCTCCTTTGATGTTTAAAACTGGGACTAAGTCTCTGTTTCACATGAAGAAATGGAGAGGGAATCAGAAGGGTGAAAGAAAGGACAACTCATGGGTTTCGATAAAGACAGTTTGCTAAGTAAAGAGGGGTGTGGGCACGGAGGAAGTAATGCACAGGCAGTTGTTCACCACCTCCCATCCACAGACTGATGCCCAGTCAGGCACCAGTAAGGGCTCCACTGGGAAAACTTGCTTATGGTTTTATTGCTACGGCGTGGAATACACCATGGGTCAGTTTGGGTCAGTGTCGCGGCTGTGTTCCCTCCTAGCTTCTTGCCAGCCCCTATTCTGTTCCTGAGGGCCAGCAGGAGAAACAGCGAAGGTCTTGACACTGTGCAGGCACCGTTCGGCAATAGCTGAAATGTTGGTGTTTTATCATCAGCACCGTTTTGGTCACAAGGGACCTTCTAAATTAGGGAAATCTTGATTTGCTGAAACTTTTTGCAGGAAAAACGAAACAGTGGCCTTTGGAATGACAGAACAACCCACAAGTTGGGAGATTCTTTGTAACTATTGTTAGTGATTAAGACACAGTGTTAGTGTCAAAGCAGTGTTAGTCCAGCTATCAGATCTAATTTTTGgctcttgtttttttccccagcaacaTTCCATCAATCTGGAGCTCAGAGCATGCATTGGCTTGGCACCTTGAGGAAGACTTCAGAAAAGACTCAACTGCATGGGCAACTGCGAAATGTATGGAATGGGACAGAGAGGAGGACAAGCTTCCAAACTTCTTGGAAGAGGTTATAGATTGCCCTTGCACCTTGGCACAGGCAAGAGCCGACACTGGCAGGTTCCATGTAAGTTATTAATAGATCCCTCTGGCTTATTATGGTTCCAAGTAGAAGTTTAGGGAATGCCATACTCCCCCCACCCACCTGTTCCCTCTCTAAAAGTCACtgcaaggaaacaaaatcatATTTAACTTTTCACAAGTAGTGTGTCAAACGGCAGAGGCAGATACAGCTTATCCAGGGCGTATGAGTAACAATTGCCTTTAGGACAGCAGGTGGGAATCACCTGCAAACAGAGAATTAAGACAGGAGTTTTAGTGATAGACAGAAAACTCTTCAGGAGAGCAGTGAGCTCTGTGGAGCTGGGAGCAAGGATGACTTCTTTGAGATCGTACAAGATGCCAGTCTGTGTTTGTAGGAAATATCCCAtgccagaggaaggctacatTTCTGCTTAGTATATCATAATTTGCTGCAACCCTTTGTACCTTGTACTTCAGAGTTCAAGTCCACAGCCATAATCCATTATTTCCTGTCTcctgtttccttccttcttctcagCTTCACTGTTAACAAGGAACTGACAAAAGCTAAGGAATCAATAGTGGTTTAGTCTATGCTTTCACTTCCAGTGCAGATCTGAGGTCCAGGCAGGGTAACTTCCTCTCCTATTTTGACACCAGATGGTGGCAGTGTGTTTATGcatataaaaaagaaagttagGCAATTTTGTTACTGTCCTTTTCTGGTTATGAAGCTCCAAACACGATGTGTTTTTGAAGTTACACAGTTAAAAgcttgtgaagaaaaaaattaaatccacCACACCCCCTCTGTCTAAGAACACGGGACAAAAGTTAAGTTTAGTCTGGCATGATCTGTGTTTGTTAGGCATTTATAGTTCCCCGTGTAGCTGCATCTGTTCTTCAAGGTCTGTTGTAACAGGCTGCAAAATGCCCATGTTAGACTATTGTTGGTCCAATCACTTCAGTATTAAATTCACTGTTTTTCCTATCATTCTGTGCTGCTCAACACACAGTGCAACCAGTTCATTGAGACTTTACACATATAAAGACAAAGAAAGGGCAGAGGACATACAAAGAGAAAGGACAGTGGAGAAGAATCCTGTTGAGTGTGAGCAATGATCTTTTTCAGACAGATTATGGCTGTGACATTGAAAAGGGGAGCGTGTGTACTTACCACCCCGGCGCTGTGCATTGTGTAAGAGGTATTCAAGCCAGGTAAAGAAAATGGTTTAGATCTGTGGGGGTTTTATGTCTCATTCCACCTCAGAGGTAGCAGTGTCCCACAGGTCACAGCGGTCTCTGGATTCTCAGATCTGGGGTTCATAGCAACTGTTGTTTCCCTTCATTGCTGAGATTAAATTGAAGCCTTAGATTTAATAAACAATTACTTGCACTATGCTAAACCTTAAGATACCTAAACAAGTGCTGGTGGCCAAAAGAGACTTGATTAGGCCTGATTAAGACTTTCCTGTATTGGTCTACTTAAGTTCAATGAGTTATTCTTTGCTCTTTGTCTATCAGGCTATATGGCCTACAGAACTTCCTTACTGCCTTGGTCGGAACCCCCTCTCTCCCTATCCCTAATCGGGTCTGATTCATAAGAACAGAGGCAGAGTGGGGGGAAATCCACCTGGGAGGTGTCCTCCCTGGACATCATGTAAAGCTTGGCAACCAAACCATTGAGCTATATCCATAAAAAAGTCAGTAGGTTGCCTCTAAATACGAACAGAGCTGAATGATGACTTTCTCCTCCCTGCTTTTCCCCACCAGTCCCCAGTACGCGGCAGGACAGCAGTGCTGCTATGACTCCACCGGGACCCAGATCCTCACACATGACTCCACCGGAGGCAGCACACCTGATCGAGGCCATGACTGGGGTTCACCACCTTTCCTGAAGCCTCCCCGGATACCTGGCTTTTCCCACTGGCTTTATGATGTGATCAGCTTCTATTACTGCTGCCTATGGTCTGATAATTGCCACTTGTATATGAAAAGGCGGGCCTCCAGCGACTGCAGGACCTATCGCCCGCCTCGAGCTGGTAAACCTTCAGAATGCCATTATGGAGTGTAGCTTTTTGATACAGTGTTGGCTTTTAGAGTATTTCTCGGCGTGTGTGTCTGTTGACAGTGGTGAGGGTACAATGTCTTGTGGGAAGTCTCCATGGAAGGTTTCTGTTGCTCCATCAGTGGCAAAATCTGTATGTGGTTTTCAATTGTCCTCCAAGATTTTCTGCTGTGGAGTATCTCATTAACCCCTGGAACCTAAATAGCTGAAGTTTAGTAGTCAATGTCTACTAAAATGCTAAAAGCTTCTTGGAACATGCCACAAATGGATGTGCTGTAGAATCAGCTCAAACAAAAAGTCACCTACCTGGGTACTAACAGAACTCGTCTGGAACATGAGATGCTGGGCTTAAAACACTTTATATGCCTAATGTGGAGAAATTGCTTGAACCTATCACTCAGGGGCAGGCCTTCTTTACCGTGATTtctgttgtgtgtgtgtttgctgtATGTGTTTTGGTCTGAAAATCCCAAGGGAATGCACTAACtgctgaggagagaaaaaaaatgcccttCTTTCCCTTGGTCTAATGAACCTGATTCATGGAGGGGACTCGTTTCTAGGGAAAGACTGAGACAATGATCCAAACATGTTTACCAATCAAGCAGTTGAGGACCTACCTGTCCCATGGTTATTCTTAGTCACTGAGAGTCACACCTCAGATAAGATGTCACaacttcaacatttttttgCTCAAGGACCTTCTGACCCCTTACTGATCTAAAAGGCAAGTCCAAGGATATCTGCTGGACTCAAGAGAAGCTTTGGGATAAGAATCACCTCCATCTCTCTCTGTTCAGACCAGATGAGATTTAAAAGCCCCATCCCATTTCTCTGACTGTCACTTGCAGCTGCATTTGAAGCTCCCTGGTGAGCTGCTTCTGGAATAGCCCTGTGTTTGTGTCCACATCTCCTCATACACTGTGTGTAAATCAGGCCTCTAGCCTCACAGTGAGGATTCTAGTGGGGGTAAGTATTGCTACGTGTAACagccttttaaaatgcagccCTAAACACTGGTTGATGAAGAAGAGCATAACTTGAATGACGTTTCTCACAGTTCCCGCAGTGGTTTGTCATGGCTGTTCCTCATGTCACATTTAACATGGATCAGCCTTGCATTCTTTGGATCAATACAATGAGATCGTTTTTCTCTTGTGAACCTGAAGAAAAGAG from Phaenicophaeus curvirostris isolate KB17595 chromosome 17, BPBGC_Pcur_1.0, whole genome shotgun sequence includes these protein-coding regions:
- the SUSD2 gene encoding sushi domain-containing protein 2, which translates into the protein MRFLGIDVPFSILFTLTGLWNAGAQDSCSQRCGELLDTCSCQVTCQSLGICCPDYKEFCLQISPYSGSLMGGKDFLIENATFSASSTLTCRFKQTIETTGYTDEDGKGHCISPLLYETGFIPFEVSADGGMTFPYSGTWLSVHHSKVLDGEKCTLVNATKWQYYGTPNTDGSLTVTWTQQALAATHVNIEVWGYQETGESYSENWLAEWKYLYTLAREIPNTGEFSFIPVPAEGIYSTWDFGMLRIKSSSYSDGQSNIPSIWSSEHALAWHLEEDFRKDSTAWATAKCMEWDREEDKLPNFLEEVIDCPCTLAQARADTGRFHTDYGCDIEKGSVCTYHPGAVHCVRGIQASPQYAAGQQCCYDSTGTQILTHDSTGGSTPDRGHDWGSPPFLKPPRIPGFSHWLYDVISFYYCCLWSDNCHLYMKRRASSDCRTYRPPRAASAFGDPHFLTFDGLNFTFKGLGEYTLVESDLTFLRVQGRTQQAHFPNGTGAQVTGLSAVAMQENNSDVIEVRYSEDLNLEVLLNQRVLNFSEQNWMDLKGLFLHSAADQSVTVMFSSGAGMEIRGSEGILALTVLLPEKFMNHTQGLFGVMNGNIEDEYTFKNKTTIPVHASSQQLFEFGANWAVENGTSLFTYDTEFLLNNFFYGEKHNSSFLPVFSPSEDPADPLMKVAALLCDSDPFCRFDVLTTRSIEVGAVTRLSHQNHKRLVESLEPVISCGWLDHPTNGRKNGTNYLLGSTITFTCDQGYELIEPKERICQVTGTWSGEPPSCVQKTDIKQVIILGSVFGIVGLAVLARLTVLCRKERRESKQKLLSEIPVVSEQ